The Salvia miltiorrhiza cultivar Shanhuang (shh) chromosome 2, IMPLAD_Smil_shh, whole genome shotgun sequence DNA window GAAACTTGATCAACCTCCAAACTTGTTTGGCAAGCAAAGCTTTGTTGAACGCTCTCATATCTCGGAAACCCATCCCTCCCTTGGATTTTGGCTTACAAAGCGTACTCCATGACGTCCAATGCATAAGGTTTTTATTATCAGAGGAACCCCACCAAAAATTTGAACAAGCACGCTCAATATCATGACAAATAGCATTAGGAATCTTGAAGCAACTCATCGTATAAGTCGGAATAGCTTGAATAACAGACTTGAGAAGAACTTCTTTTCCGCCAGCTGAAAAGTGCTTAAAGTTCCAGCTTCCCAGCTTCTTACTAATCCTCTCACGCAAATAATCAAACTGCAGTTTCTTTTGACGGACAATAAACGTGGGGAGCCCAAGATAAATCGAGTGACCTTGGGTCTCCCTAACTCCCAAACCGTCAATCACAACTTCCATATCAGCCCGAGTAGTACACGGACTGAAAGTCACAGCTGACTTCTCAAAATTAATCACCTGACCCGATGCATTCGAATATTTGTGAATAGCCTTCCCAACCGCTAAAACATTCTGAGGATTTGCTTTAAAAAAAAGCAAGCTATCGTCGGCAAAAAAGAGATGCGAAATTGCCGGGCAGAATTTTCCCACCTTCAAACCCTCCAAACATCTTTGTTGCTCATAATGCTGGAGCAGAGAGGACAGACCCTGAGCGCACAAAACAAACAAGAAGGGCGAGAGGGGGCAGCCCTGTCGAAGACCCCGGGATGGAAGAAGCGAACCAAAAACCTTACCATTAACAACAAAAGAGAATTCCACAGATGAAATACAGTCCAAAACCACTTCCACCATGTGAGAAGGGAAACCCATCGACACCATCATTGCTTTAAGAAACCCCCATTCGACCCGATCGTAGGCTTTACTCATATCAAGTTTAGCTGCTGCGTAGCCTTGTTTGCCTTTCTTTTGATTCCGGAGCCAGTGCATACACTCATATCCGACGAGAATATTGTCAGAGATCAAACGACCGGGAACAAACGCACTCTGTGTGTCATCCACAACCTCTCCCATCACGGACCGGATTCTGTTGGCCAACGCCTTTGTAACGATCTTATAAATCGTATTACAGAGGCTTATAGGCCTGAAATCGCTAACAAACTGAGGCTTCTTAATCTTCGGGATGAGAACCACAAGAGTTTTATTCCACTCCCCCACCTTACTAGCGCCATTCAAAATTTGCAAAACATCACGAGAAACCGCTTCACCTATCTCTCCCCAGTATTTTTGGAAGAAGATAGGTGGAAAACCATCGGGGCCCGGCGCTTTATGCGGATTCATTTGAAAAGCAGCCCGTCGAACATCTTCTTTGGTGAACGGAGCTGCCAAAATACTTGAGGCCGCGTCCGAGAACTTCCGAACAATGTGCCTAGAAACCTTATCAAAATCCGCCATCGTAGGGTTGTTGGAGCAAAAAATATCAGCAAAATAGTTCTGAATCAAGATTgctttttcttcatcttttttcttAAGCATTCCAAAAGGGTCCATCAAACCCCGAATTGTATTCTTCCTCTTACGTTCTGAAGCAAAGGCCTGAAAAAATTTAGAATTTCGATCACCAAAGCTAAGCCAATTGACTCTTGAACGTTGCTTCCAATGGAGCTCTTCTGCCTCCGTTAAACGCTCAATCAAAGCATCAATTTCTTGTAGTTCTGGACCAGACTCCTTCATTGAAAGACTATTAAGCAAATTCACCTTTTGCTTACGAAGTTGTTCCAGCTTCTTTGTGGGATTGTTATATTCACTCTTCGCCCAATTAGTTAAATATCTTTTGCAGTGAGCAAGGCGTTCATGGATGGGCCAACCACGACTCGAATTCCAGTTCGTCAACAAATCAATAGTAAAAGAgtcttccatcatccatttttgtTCAAAATAAAACCGCTTATAACCACCCGTGGATCGAGGGATGTCTTTATCTTCCATGGTCAGAGCCACCACTCTATGGTCAGAACCATAATAGTCAAGAACATTCACTTTTGTATCTCCAAAAGCCATCAAACCCTCCTCATTCAAAAAAAACCGATCAAGCAGCTCATGAATAGCTGCTTTTCCTTTCCTTCTGTTAAACCAAGTAAACTCAGCATCATTTCTCAAAGCCCGCAGACCACAAAAGTCGAGTGCATCCCGGAAACAAGCCATCTGAGACCAAGGTTTTTTAGGTCCCCCTGATTTCTCGTTTTGACAAAGAATTTCATTGAAATCCCCTCCAATAAGCCACGGAGTTTTAGATTGGGCATGGTTGGCCAGCCTTCGCAAAAGATCCCACGAAAATTTCCTGTAAGAGGGCTCCGGATTACCATAGAATCCGGTGAATCGCCACTGCTTGCTGCCCCAAGAGACCGAGCAGTCAATATGTCCCTTGGAGTAGCTCCCTATCGACACCTCCAACGGTTTTTTCCAAAAAAGCATGAGCCCCCCACTGGCACCGCAGGGGTCAACCACAAAATGCCCATCAAACTCGAGAATAGATTTCCACCTATCACATCTTCCCGCACCAACTTTCGTTTCAGAAATAAAGAGTAACCAAGGCCTCACGCCGGACACCATCCGTCGCAACTCCTGGAATGCACGAGGGTGGCCCAACCCTCGAGCATTCCACACAATACAAATCATTGGGATCGGCGGGGCTGCTCAGCAGCCTCCGCCGTTAGAACAAGATCAACTTCTTGTGACACCCGGGAGCATTTTCGACTCATTTCTTCTCCTTCCTCATCCACCATCTCACCAACCCCTCTCTTCTTGCCTCTCAAACTTCGGTCAGTCCCCCCCTCGGAACCTCCCTCTTTCCCAACAGTAAGTTCTTTCTTACCCTTCCCTCCCTCCTCCTCAACACCCTCGACCTTCTTCCCTTCATCCATAAGCTTCCCACCCCTCTCACCACCATCAGTTCTCCCTCCCCTGCCTCCCCTCCCTGCCTTGAGCGTAGGGCCCACCCTCGCTCTTCTCTTCCACGTGGAGTTGTTCTGTCCCCTCTTCTTACCATCCCCACCCTCCTCCctcgtcttcgtcttttctttCCCCTTCTTCTTGCCTTCCTCTCCTTCACTCTTATCCATGAGACGGATAAACAAAGGCACCGGAGTTTGAATGGCCGCTGGGGGAAAGCCTTGGTCTGGTGCATTCATCTCAGGCTTAGTAACTTCGTCCAAATTTTGCGGGACGGGAGCCTCCCCAAGAGGCAGGTTCCTCATCGACCTTATTCCTTCCATATTATAATCAGAAAAGATTTCCTGGTTTTCAATACGAAGCGGTGGAGCTTTCGATGAACTCCCACTTTCCACTTTATCAGATTTAAAGAGAGATGACTCCCCCGTGGCTTGATTATTCTTAGGAGAAACTTTCTTTCATAAGTCAAAGGCTCTTGGTGCCAAAAGCCAAGAGCCATATTTTAACTCTTGTGTACCAGAGATTTGAACCTCGCAAAAACGGAGAAGATGGCCTATCTTGCCACACCTAAAACAGAAATTCGGCAGCTTCTCATACAGTAATAAGATAATAGCCCCTTCCATCTCTCCATCCGGAAGAAGGCGCACACATCTTTGAAGCGGCCGTGATAGAGACCAGCAAACCCTGATCCGCGCAAATCTGCCCAAACACAACCCTCCAACTCCCAAGTCGATTTCCAAAACTATGCCAATCTGCTCACCGATACGTCGTACCACATCCGGGTGCATACACGCTACAGGAAGGTTATGACATTGTATCCAACCCGTAAAAGATTCGAACTTTATTTCAGAAGGGTTCTGAAAGCCCTCAATCTCTGCGAAAAGGAGAAGATCCTGGAAAAAATGCCACGGACCATCAAAAAGTGCGTGTTTTTTATCCATGACAGAGGTAAAATGAGCAATAAAGAGATTCGGTCCCACAATCTCCACGTCCATCCTCTGTTGGGTTTGTAGTATTGAAGAAAGTTGAGAAAGCAACAGCTCCCTATTAATTTGTCTGCTAGCAAAAACCTTCCCAACAAGACAAAACTTAGTAGAATTTCGTAGATTTTCTGTCAATTTTGCTGGAAGAGAAACAGTCGCTGCGTCCGCCTCCTCAGTGAGTTTAAGTACGTTAACCAGTCGTTGTATTTCGTCAGGATCCATCGGTGAAAACAACAATACCCCCCCACACCCTTCCCTGGAAAGAGGAATCTCTCGTCTCACCTGCTGAAGAGCGTCGAAATCAAAAGCCCTTGAGAAGCAACAGAGCTGCAGGAGAAAACAGGGAATCACCCTCGCGAACAATCCCACCCTGAAAAAGCTAGGTATGATCAGATAAACCACTCCCCTCTCCCTTCACCGGAAGGGAAAAACTCTCGCCAAAGCTGCGAAGAAGAACCTCTTTTCTCAAAAGCCCTAGAAAAGATCTAGAGCAGCTGGAAAAAACAAGTAACTATTGTGGACTTTCTACTTGCTTTGGGACTTGTGCAATTGAAGAAGAAATCTCCCATTTCTCTTTGTCGTATTAAAGTTCGCCTCTGCATTTtccaaattttattgtattaaaAAATCTCTCAGTTTCTCTTTTGTTGTATTAAGATTAAGATTTGCCTCTGCATTTTTCGAAATCTCACAGTTTCtctttggttttttttttttgagaagttAGTTTCTCTTTTGCTGTATTTAGATTTGTTCGATttctactattttttatttttgagaaatattaaaaaattattctttgtttttcattattaaaataaagtttaatataaaagaaaaagaaaaagaagcatcccttgaaagcacaaagagcagactaagggcacgaactCAAAAAGAGATCGTAAACTAACAAAACACCAAATCAATATCTATACTCAGGATAATCATCCATTTCTGACCAGCGACCATTGGCAATATTATCCATAGCGCGCATACTAGGTCTATTGCTAAGATCAATCATAAACTCCCTCGGCTGATAACCTATTTCGCTCGCATTCCTGAGGCGATTTTTAATGCTACCTTCCGGAACTGCCTGCACCGGCGCCCTTTCCATGCCCTTTCCTGAaccctttggacgaccacgtccTCGCTTGGGCTCCGATAGCATTTGCATCCCTTAACTAACTTGCTCTTCTAGTCGACTCAAACGACTAGCAATATCCGAACTAACCTGCTCCTTTTCCAAAACAAGAGCTTCCTTTTCCTTCCCTGGAGCAGGTTCCATCTCCAATTCTTCATCCATCTCCTCGTCCTCCGAATGACATTCATTCAAAGGCTGATCATGCCCTTCCTCACATTCAGGCTCATTCCGTAACGCATCAAATCTATTGGTCAAAGTAGAATTCCGTGAAGGAGACTCTCTTGACATACGCGGAGAGTTTAAAACCTTCGCATTCCCCTCAACTCCCGGCTGTTTCTCCTGCTGCACAACCGGAGCTTTTTCCTTGCCAGCCGATTTAATCTCCTTCGACTGACTCGAGTTCTCAACGGCCTCCAAACCTGCTCCCAGAGCTCCCATGTCCTTAGGAAGGCTAATGACCGCAGCCTTTGCCTGCCATGAAGGCTTTAAACCCGCAACTTCAACAGTCATAGGTTCCGCCTGTTTAGTTCCTACCTTTGCTTTGTCAGCTGGCAAACGCCGACACTTCTCCGACGAATGGCCAGTAATCTTACAATGTGACAGAAAAATGGCATTGTCTCAAAGCCAAACTCAATATAAAAAGAAGTATTACCATCATCAATGTACATAGAGTTCAAAATCGGGCGAGCCATATCCACTTCGACAAGAATCCGGGCAAAATGCCCTACTTCGGCATTAGCCGAAGCATGATCAATGCGAATAGGAGTGCCCAACGCTCTTCCAATTCCTGAAATCACCTCCGGTTTCCAAAATTCCCAAGGCAGATAATATATACGGACCCATATTTGAGCTAACGACGATGATTCTTTATATGGGTCAAAATAGCGAACCCATTCACGGAGACGGATATGGCTCGTAGGCAACTCCTGAATCGGATTGTTTTTAACTCTAAGTTTATCCTCCATCGTCATGAATTTAACCGTGAAATAGCCCTTCGCCATAGGAACGAACTTACAGTTGTGGCAATCCCAGATACCCTGTAAATCGTGGGTAAATTCCGCAAACGGACGTGGTTTGCATCCCTTACGGAGTATAAGGCGACCAATGAGTACATATTTCTTGAAATCATCCAGTTGCTCCTGAGAAGAAGGAGGAACAGACAAAGTAACCACCTTACCCTCAATAGTTGGGTTCAGCGCCCGGAACCTGTGAGCTGGAACATCGGGCATCTTCACCCCAAAAGGCTTAACAGCTGCTGCATAATTAACAGCAGCGGCGCCAGCACCCGCTGGGTTATGTCCATCTACAGAACCAGCCGCTAACGCAACCGGCCCCGCGGCCATCGCATCTGAACGCGCAGGATTAGGAGGGAGGTATAAACCTCCCTGAACCTGATCAACTCCCTCTTTCGTGACAGGCGCCGAACCAGCCCCCTTAGCAGCCAACCCAGCAGCCTTGCCCAAGCCCGAAGCCGAACTATTCGAATGCTGTAACTCCTGAGAAGCAGCCTCCTTCTCGATTAAACCAGGGGAAAGCGCGTGATCCCGCTGTTGAGCAGCCCTCTCGAGTGAACGAGGAGAGAAATTGCttgaaatcatggggagatttAGACCACCCCTATCAGACGGACCGAAAGGAGGAGTGCCGCCGGAAACCATCGACGACGGTGCAGGCGGCGCAGGGATTCTTAGCGCTAGGACGGCGCTAGGGTTTCTCCGCTCTCTCTCATATATGTCAATATTCTTTGTTTTTCATGGTTTCCATTATTTAGCAATCACTCACTCTTTTGGTTGAAGCGTGACAAATTTTTATGTAAGGGAAATTCTTGAAAAAATGTATTCATGTCTACATATGTTTGTGAATATTATGTgtaaattgcaaaaaaatattttaaggtTTTCTAGGCTATTGTTCGCAATAATCCAAAAAAAATGCTTGATCGAAGAATTTTTGCCTTTTCATGCTAAGATGCGCATTTTAATCTGTGTATGCTGTCAAacataatttgtttattttttaatacatatgttaatttttttagggaaaattgcacctaaatacacaaactttgccaaaaatccatatttgacgcgaagttaggattttacattttaatacaccaactttcgttgttgtccaaatttgacacgacttaattcttaaaaattcaaaaaacaacccgtttttgtaaataattatacaaagacccacttatgttataatttgggacatttaaaccaaaacaagatatttccttataatgttttcttttaaaccattttaggcgcggatcaaagattaaaagaaaacatcataaggaaatatcttgttttggtttaaatgtcccaaataataacataagtgggtctttgtataattatgtataaaaaggggttattttttgaatttttaagaattaagtcgtgtcaaatttggacaacaacgaaagttgatgtattaaaatgtaaaatcctaactttgcgtcaaatatggatttttgacaaagtttgtgtattttcacgcaattatcccatTTTTTTAATACACAGTTTTTTAACGCATGTGTGGCTTCAATTTTGCTGGACGAAGATTTGATATAATGTTTGCTAGCTTattgtatttcttttttcagGTAAAAGACCTTACTAATAATTGAAGACCTTACTGGTTgatgtccccaaggggacaccaagcggtgcgacctcctgtgtgtgaacagtgaggtcccgggttcaaaccccactgctccccctccccaacttccccaagtcaaaaaaaaaaaaagaccttACAGGTTGATGCAaactttattcatttttctttatctcCAGACTCCAAATAGAGAGGATTAAAATTGTGATAAAGTAATAAAATTTGATACTCCAAATAGAGAGGATTAAAATTGTGATAAagtaataaaatttgattttttcaaTCTGAGCAACATGTTTCTGAGGAGTTACACAATGAAGATAGATTTATAGAGAAATGCATCAATATATAGTATAGAAGACTTAACAATTGAAATTATtcttgaaaatatttatttaggtATCCATAttaatcatatactccctccgtccacgaaagaacttcatatctttcctttttggaacgtccacaaaaaaacttcctacctatttttggactataccccaccacttataactactcttacttttcacttttcacaactccaaatattaattataacacattttcaccactcccaatacactcaactaccttttattcactctcaatacactcaatgatattttttttcttaaaacccgtgtcactccctcctaggaagttctttcatggacggagggagtatattttactattatagATAATGATAATATTTGTAAGTATCTTTTATGCGTTAaagtatttttacaattttaaatttatggtCTTACATTGTGTATGATTGATTATATGTGTTGTATATAAAAAAGTAGTCTGTATTTTAAAATTCGTACAACTCTGTTTCTCTCATGCACAGAGAACGATATTGTTTTATTTCAATCCACGCTGGCAATGAGATGCCATGTCATCTTTTTGGCTGCTTGAAATATAAGTCGAAGCCCcaattgtaaaaattgaaaataatgtGTACTTAGTTGCAAAGATTTAAAATTGTGTTGAAATTAAGACAagaagggttaagtatcaatttcacTCCTAACGTGGAGGCCCTTGGAACGTTTAGCACCCTATGggcaggggtgtgtcaactaagcccaTGAAGTACCTATTTTCCTCCAATTAGGCCCTCCGACTTAAACGGAGAATTAACACtgttaactatttttttttgttggtggtgggacccacaccttcttcttcaccaaacTTGCTGGAAACGTAATCCACGGGGCTGATTAACTTGATTTCCGTAACCGCTCTCTTCATCAAACCCTAAATTCCCGAAATTCGAATGTCTTGGGCTCACATTCTTCCCATTCACCAGCTAGAAAACTACCATGTTCAGTCGAGTATGCAGCGGCGCGGAAAACCTCGCCGGCCCTCAATGGCAACGGAGGAGGCGGGCTTGGATAGTGGAAGCTAGGGCCCAGGCATTGATTGGTCGGGGTGGAGACCACTCCATTCGTGACCTTTCCGAGCTAGCTTGACACCTGATTTGTTGATCCACCGCCGGTCTTGGAAGGGAGATGAACTGTGGTGCCTAGTCCTAATTTCGTGAGATTCCGAGGACTCTTGTCTGCTTTGCAATCATGTACCTGCACATTTTCATTCAGAACAAAAAAGGAAAATCAAAACCCTCAAATTGATGGGAACAACCATGGAAATTTATTGATATTTATGAAATTGAGAATAAGGGTTGGGTGGGAGGATTTGTCTCAGAAGCAGGTGATTTGCGGGTCTGTGGATTTGATCTCGCGGCGTATCTCTCTGATTGCTTTGGCTATGAAGGCGGGCTCTGTACCCGGCTGGATGAGGCGTCGGGACGCGCTTGACAGGCCTACTTCATGGATTTGTAGGAAACCATAGAGAATTGTCTGGATTTACTAGGAGTTGTCGGAAATCGCTAGGCAACGCGGAAG harbors:
- the LOC131007995 gene encoding uncharacterized protein LOC131007995, which gives rise to MEGIRSMRNLPLGEAPVPQNLDEVTKPEMNAPDQGFPPAAIQTPVPLFIRLMDKSEGEEGKKKGKEKTKTREEGGDGKKRGQNNSTWKRRARVGPTLKAGRGGRGGRTDGGERGGKLMDEGKKVEGVEEEGGKGKKELTVGKEGGSEGGTDRSLRGKKRGVGEMVDEEGEEMSRKCSRVSQEVDLVLTAEAAEQPRRSQ